TACGGGATATAAGGCGCAGGTAGGCGACGATGCTGGGAATATCCTCCGCGGGAAGTGCAAGGTGCCGCAGAGCCTTGGTGGGACGCTTCACAGGAGGGTACCGGAAAAAATGGATCAACCACTCCGCCCCTCGTTGGTTGTACACCTGGGTCAGTTCCGGAGCTGAGTAGCCACCGTTGCCAAAGACGGCGTGGCATTCGACACATCCATGTCTTTCCCAGACGGATTTACCCGCTGCCTCCGCAGCGGTGAGATTTTGGGGATCAAGGTGTACAGTAAATCTAAAGATCAGGTAGCCAAAGATTAGGATACTAAGACTGGATACAATTAAGGCGTAGAGCATGGGGCGATTCATTGGGAATCCCGCACCTCCGAGGGTTTCTTGGTGAGAATTCTGCCCACGAGACTGGCGATGAGAAGCACTGCCCCCAGAGCCATCAGCACCACCGATGGGGCGATGGCCTTTCCCGGCAGGGCTGAGTCAGTCCCAGGCACCATCGCCGGGACGGAGACAAGACTAGTTCCCCAACCCGTCAGCAACAACAGCGCGCTAAGGTGAATCCTGCCCACTCCCGATAATTTCCGGGATAGCAAGGCGGAAACTAACGTCACCACACATCCCGCTCCCAGGGGAGTGAGGGCCAGGCGAAATACCGCGGCTGGTGGGATGAGGACAAATCTCCCTAGACCACTGGCCAGGGGATACAATACCGTGCCGGCAAGGAGCAGAACAAAGGTACAGCCCATCAATAGGATCGCGGTGGGAAGCAGCGCCTGGCTTGGGGCAAAGCGGTTGACCAGGTTAGGCCTTAGTTGTCCCTTCATCAAGGCCAGAATAACCACGGCAGCACCGATCAGTGTCAGCAGCAGGAAACAGCCTGCTGCCGGATCCCGGATCTTCCCTTCGCCAGTAACTAACCAGCCGCTTCTGGCTAGATAGGAGGCGAAGAAGGTGAAAAGCTGGGGCAGACAAAGGGCGATAGCACAGCCTCGACTCAATGAACCTCGCTCTGCGCTCTGGATCAGAGAGTGGACCGCGATCCCTGTGAGTAACCACAGGCTTAAGGCGATGTTTTCCAGGGGATCCCAGCGCCAATACACGCCGGCAAATTCCCGGTAGGCCCACACTGCCCCCAGAAGTATGCTGGTACTGAGCCCCAGCCAAGCCACCAGGAGCCAATTACGGAGCAGGACCGAGATGGCAAAGGCAGCGTTCGCCGATCCTCGACTGGTCGTCAGCCAATGCCCTAGAGTGAGGGCGAAGACCAAGGCCAGGCAGGCATAGCTTAGATAGAGGGTCGGTGGATGCAGGAAATTGAAGGGACTTTGCAGGGGCTGGCTGAGGCCTGGGCCCACGGTGGGCACGGGATCTAGGCGGGCAAAAAGTGGGGTAATCCACCTGAGGATCAGACCAAAGAAGCCCATCTGCGCCAGCATAATTCCCCTGGCAACGTCGCCACACCATCCCAGCCCGGGAAAGAGGCGTAGCTCACCGTAGCCAGTTACTATGCCAAGAAAAAACAGCCATAGGAGCAAAGTGCCGGGCTTAGCGGACCAAAGGGCTGAGAGTTTATAAGGTTGAGGCAGGTCAGCGCTGGAATGCCCCGCGACATAGGCGAGGGAAAAGTTATCAGTAATGAAGGCCCAGGCCAGTTGGCCAAGGATAGCAATAATTAGGCCTAGGCTGGCCAGGACACAAGTGGCAATCCAAGGTTGGACTCTCTTGGTCCTGAAGCCCAACAGGCTCAGGAGGCCACCGATGCCGGTACAAGCTAGGAAGAAAACCAACAACAAGTCACCTTGCACAAATTCCACCCCATGCCTAGTATTGCCAGCATCGGCCAAGGGCAATCACAGATCAGGGGTATTGGGGAAAACTGAAGATTAGCTGGGCGGATTAACACCAATGACAGGGTTTGCGTTATTGATACCGAAGGACAAAGAGAACAAACCCAACGGGAGGGATCTACCGATGAGGACCATTAGACTGGGTGTATCGGACTTGCAGGTGCCGGTGATCGGGGTTGGCTGTATGCGGATTAGCTCGCTGACCAAGAAGGAGGCAGAGGCCTTTGTTCAGGCGGCACTAGACGAGGGTGCCTATTTTTTTGATCACGCTGACATTTACGGTGGAGGAGAATGCGAGGAAATCTTCGCCGAGGCCATCCACATGAACGACGATGTACGCGAAAGGATTGTCCTGCAGTCAAAGTGTGGGATCCGGAAGGGAATGTATGATTTCTCTAAGGAGCACATCTTAAGCTCCGTGGATGGTATCCTCAGACGTCTCAGAACCGACTATCTCGATGTTTTGCTGCTGCGTCGACCCGATGCCCTGGTGGAGCCTGAGGAAGTGGCCGAGGCCTTTAATCAGCTGCAGTCCAGTGGTAAGGTGCGTTACTTCGGGGTATCAAATCACAATTCCATGCAAATCCAGCTGCTGCAAAAGTATCTCCAGCAGCCCATCGTGGCCAACCAGCTGCAGTTTAGTATCACCCACGCCACAATGATTAGCGCCGGGATTAATGTCAACATGACCAATGAGGCCGCGGTGATGCGAGATGGCAGTGTCCTAGACTTCTGCCGACTTAATGAGATCACGATCCAGCCCTGGTCGCCCTTCCAGTATGGTTTCTTTGAGGGCGTCTTCTTGGGTAGCGACAAGTTCCCGGAACTCAATGCCAAGATTGACGAGCTGGCAGCGAAGTATCAGGTCACCAATACCACTATTGCTTTGGCCTGGATCCTGCGTCACCCCGCGAGGATGCAGCCGATCATCGGCACAATGAATATTGGCCGCTTACAGGATTGCTGCAGGGCCGCTGCTGTTAATCTAACCCGGGAAGAATGGTACGAGATCTACCGAGCCGCGGGTAACCAATTGCCGTAAATCAAGGAAAGAACTAAGGCTTTCTCCGTACAAAATGTCACCCGTCGTCATTGAAAATAAGGAGAACAGCTATGCGTGATATACTATTCAGTTTGATCAGGCTGATAATGGGTGTGAATTTGTATCGAAAGTCCAGGCAGGCAACGGAAGAAGAGCAAAGGGAAACAATGCGGGTATTCTTAATATCGCTGGTCCTGTGTTTACTAGGACTGGTGTTTCCCATCTTTTTCTCGATACTCCTAATCTACTGGATAGTTAGTCTGTACAAGTATATTAGAAGAGACTATGATATTTAGCCCTGGGAGAATAGATGACCCTGCCAAGTCCTATCTCCAGGTTCCTTCGAGATGGGGGATGAAGGGAGCGATGCAACCAAGTGGGATGCAGCGCTCCCTTCTTTACTATCCTTCCTCTGGCGGCCGCGCAAAGAAGGCCGAAACATCAAAGGACAGGCCGGGAAAACTTGGATGGACAAAGGTGCCGTCAAAGCAGCGAACCATTGACACGTAGTGCTGATCCCGCAGTTCATAGGCCTCGATGATGCAGTTATCGGGATCGACAATCCAGTAGTGGGGAACCCTGGCCCTTTGATAGCAGTTTAGTTTGGCCACCCGGTCCCGGCGCACCGACGAAGGAGATAGGATCTCCACCACCAGTTCCGGCAGTGAGTCCACGGGATTGTTCTTGGCTGGTCGGTCACCGGGTAGATACAGTAGGTCAGGTTGTAGTACCGTATATTTATCAAAGTACACGTCCAAGGGGGCATCAAATACTTCGCCCCTGGGGTCTACTTTAGCGAAATACTCTTCTAGGATACGCTGTAACCGTCTTGAAAGGCGCTGATGGTGGAAGGTTGGTGTGTGGTCCCGCAGGATATCGCCGTCGATTAGTTCGTAATAGAAACCTGTTTCTTCTTGTAGCTTAGCATAGTCCTCGTAGGTGTACTTTCCAGCTGGGGGATAGTTTGGAGTCTCCTCCCGGGCAACATCGGTGCCTTGGTTAAGCGCCCGCAGGACATCCTCGGCCAGGTAACGATACTGCCGGGGACCAAGTTCAATGTAGGGTATCCGCTTTTCCCGGGTATACCGCCAGATGGTGTCCACCGACAGGCTGAGTATGTCCGCCAGTTCCTGCGCGGAAATCAGTCGCTTCCTTGGCATTATCTTCCCTCCTCGCTCTCAGTCTACAACTGCTATCAGGACAAATCAACTGCTAGCAAGGAATCTCAAGTGGAGAGAGGGAGTCTTTAGTGACTAATGCAGGACACCGTTGATCCAAGGAGAAGGAATTCCCCGGGGAAGATCAATGAAGGAAGGGACCGTTCCCATGCTATCTATGGATCGCATCAAGCAAATGTGTGCTGCCTATGTCGGCACCACCGGTGTCAGTATGCTGGTAATCGATGATACCGGCAGAAATGTAGATTTCCTTGGCGAACAGTGTCCGTCGCCCTTTTGTGCTATCATTCAACGGGATTTGGGCAGGGGAGAAGAGTGTCGGTTAGCCCATGTGTATGGCAGTTATCAAGCGGAGCGATTCGGTGAGTCCTATATCTTTTTCTGTCCCTTTGGACTGGTTCACTGGGTAGCCCCCATCGTCGACGGGTATCAAAGGGCGTACTCACTGGTGGCGGGACCGGTCTTGATGACATCATCGGAGGAAGCACTGATCGATCAACTCCTGCTGCAGAATAGGTTTACCGGTGGGGACATTGACCGGCTGCGGGGTACACTGGATCAAATCCCCTACGTTCCTCCGAGGACAGTGAGTGACATGGCACTGGTCTTGTGGTCCCTGGCCTGTTATTTATCAAATCCTGCCAGTGTTGAAGCCCTGGAAGAACGGCATGAGTACTCGTCTCAGCAGGCGGCAATTGCCGAGGTGATTCACGAGAGGAAGCAGGGGGAAGGCCTTCCGATAAACTATCCCATTGATCAGGAAAAGAAACTCCTGGCGAAAATCCGCTTGGGTGATAAACAGGGGGCGCAGACGTTACTCAATGAGATCCTCGGACATATATTCTTTTCCCGGGGCAACGACATCAAATTCATCAAAGGTCGTGTCCTAGAACTGGTAGTGCTCCTTTCCCGGGCTGCCCTTGAGGGAGGAGCTAGAGACGACGTTGTCCTGGGGTTGAATCGAGAGTATCTCAATCAACTGGAGGCTCTCACCTCGGCCGATGATATCGCCTTTTGGCTCTCCAAGG
This DNA window, taken from Bacillota bacterium, encodes the following:
- a CDS encoding cytochrome c, giving the protein MNRPMLYALIVSSLSILIFGYLIFRFTVHLDPQNLTAAEAAGKSVWERHGCVECHAVFGNGGYSAPELTQVYNQRGAEWLIHFFRYPPVKRPTKALRHLALPAEDIPSIVAYLRLISRIQLSDWPPRPLFPVPAGEDS
- the ccsA gene encoding cytochrome c biogenesis protein CcsA; the encoded protein is MQGDLLLVFFLACTGIGGLLSLLGFRTKRVQPWIATCVLASLGLIIAILGQLAWAFITDNFSLAYVAGHSSADLPQPYKLSALWSAKPGTLLLWLFFLGIVTGYGELRLFPGLGWCGDVARGIMLAQMGFFGLILRWITPLFARLDPVPTVGPGLSQPLQSPFNFLHPPTLYLSYACLALVFALTLGHWLTTSRGSANAAFAISVLLRNWLLVAWLGLSTSILLGAVWAYREFAGVYWRWDPLENIALSLWLLTGIAVHSLIQSAERGSLSRGCAIALCLPQLFTFFASYLARSGWLVTGEGKIRDPAAGCFLLLTLIGAAVVILALMKGQLRPNLVNRFAPSQALLPTAILLMGCTFVLLLAGTVLYPLASGLGRFVLIPPAAVFRLALTPLGAGCVVTLVSALLSRKLSGVGRIHLSALLLLTGWGTSLVSVPAMVPGTDSALPGKAIAPSVVLMALGAVLLIASLVGRILTKKPSEVRDSQ
- a CDS encoding aldo/keto reductase family oxidoreductase, translated to MRTIRLGVSDLQVPVIGVGCMRISSLTKKEAEAFVQAALDEGAYFFDHADIYGGGECEEIFAEAIHMNDDVRERIVLQSKCGIRKGMYDFSKEHILSSVDGILRRLRTDYLDVLLLRRPDALVEPEEVAEAFNQLQSSGKVRYFGVSNHNSMQIQLLQKYLQQPIVANQLQFSITHATMISAGINVNMTNEAAVMRDGSVLDFCRLNEITIQPWSPFQYGFFEGVFLGSDKFPELNAKIDELAAKYQVTNTTIALAWILRHPARMQPIIGTMNIGRLQDCCRAAAVNLTREEWYEIYRAAGNQLP
- a CDS encoding helix-turn-helix domain-containing protein, translated to MPRKRLISAQELADILSLSVDTIWRYTREKRIPYIELGPRQYRYLAEDVLRALNQGTDVAREETPNYPPAGKYTYEDYAKLQEETGFYYELIDGDILRDHTPTFHHQRLSRRLQRILEEYFAKVDPRGEVFDAPLDVYFDKYTVLQPDLLYLPGDRPAKNNPVDSLPELVVEILSPSSVRRDRVAKLNCYQRARVPHYWIVDPDNCIIEAYELRDQHYVSMVRCFDGTFVHPSFPGLSFDVSAFFARPPEEG
- a CDS encoding helix-turn-helix domain-containing protein; protein product: MLSMDRIKQMCAAYVGTTGVSMLVIDDTGRNVDFLGEQCPSPFCAIIQRDLGRGEECRLAHVYGSYQAERFGESYIFFCPFGLVHWVAPIVDGYQRAYSLVAGPVLMTSSEEALIDQLLLQNRFTGGDIDRLRGTLDQIPYVPPRTVSDMALVLWSLACYLSNPASVEALEERHEYSSQQAAIAEVIHERKQGEGLPINYPIDQEKKLLAKIRLGDKQGAQTLLNEILGHIFFSRGNDIKFIKGRVLELVVLLSRAALEGGARDDVVLGLNREYLNQLEALTSADDIAFWLSKVMTRFTDYVFDMTGVKNIDIIYKAVSYIRDNYMSDITVEDVAEAVGLSPSYFSQLFNDEMKCSFRSFLNRIRIENSKPFLLDDSIPLVTVAAKVGFQDQSYFGKVFKRLVGVSPGEFRKSRGTIPSSNL